One window from the genome of Bdellovibrio sp. NC01 encodes:
- a CDS encoding class I SAM-dependent DNA methyltransferase, with amino-acid sequence MNNQQLQKFLDSFNKSSISKKGLSFDEDHYTAEIFPYFKESLNVYPVFNTGDHFNKRPDITIFLNENDATKFEGAVAFFESKLPQDFAGLSAEKVLEKYFVDKIFPYVSSWNTTLSCFGIHCFNRFILLKVTREIKTTIQSTNISSKSEIKKTVKILMGHCVDVDLSSSSEAKSNFKNLTSWLHKNCSLDSLLRETSDSYIGCVKIKDRKDIQRAASSIVDILLSDMGILSTVQSRFDEALLDDKSSVANSFRLFLSIRFPELSDEQLQDKLGSKNEKDLFNVATVYNLVSKLFLIRYVDEVYSSDSFPLYEADLRFFDESVKSKKPEIVSQIFVSGIKKLRKNSHSLYSKILTKDSLFDWILDSEVLGTSSFKDLFMTFQSLGFVSEAGKVFTEEDFLGCFFEAFAQRFDAESRREYGQYYTPKTVVNFIWDKVLDVLEKENISRNDVKLLDPACGSGTFLTTGVGKLLDNAGLSLQEKLVAFDISPLAVRLTEINLFLEFLKKLKSEDRPLLKNLEVYNTDALEISESEYWRKRLLIEENPDRRGQLTQETELNKKHKKNKEYTLIVTNPPYNGSSSRSLESLQGRFTLLDHLIETRHSTDRLRDDYVWFFGAIDRYINDNGVVGLITSDTYLNKSSYRNLRAYLYKNYRIHSIHHLGKNIFDDVKVSTSIIVMSKLQDQKVLDNAQYEIDYYNFRSLNENKTDRTLDERYQAMTGKLKVEPEKIIPTLENHFSFSSSVVLSNVIPFFANKANLRLVNEKSPGIVTGLNDFFISKDSTVLKTRIQSLTRLVATVKGCVDQKYFKIVDGTNDEVRDLGFDIFEGGKFSKFQIALKSEALELGLIKPKESEKSKKQTLLYLSMLVACCIVKKVSLSSDKIRQIISVDSKIDAGNRWGLRANQLDYIFFENKLVIPRITKNGSTISGGPITCWREGHDPKVKIIFTTPSGDSGIPRMLLFNGSEKPLMLKTVAEGEAEGHFCGIDDVVLPQSFQAVFQQNKLNALYYVLGVYNSKWCANNIEYIMNAGVPIPVPNDLNKERVIEISRIAKVICENQSQIEKAKSSVDWDRIKNIFKKNDLNFSESSDDDSSLIIGAAEKKIDELVSSLFVENIVQQKPAESENTDAAIIPMDFKDVVRRRLAISSYIVENLRDDNRLGLVKFQKIFYLLDSVLGIDLKTSYKKDAAGPHDSSFIYGKKSGIKVLGDSHGIFSIRPEVVGDKELARLVVGENAGRYAKSFHKWLSERPEQMAFANRILREFKNISGTKAEVITTLYSLLAQANEMGIKLSDDQLIEAFYNWHEKKRTKFQDRSFVSRTLKWMKENALVPPKFAKSKLIA; translated from the coding sequence ATGAATAATCAGCAGCTCCAGAAGTTCTTAGATTCTTTTAATAAATCTTCAATTTCAAAAAAAGGACTTTCTTTTGACGAGGATCACTACACTGCAGAGATCTTTCCGTACTTCAAGGAATCGCTAAATGTTTATCCCGTCTTCAATACAGGCGATCACTTTAACAAGCGCCCTGACATAACAATTTTTCTTAATGAAAACGATGCAACTAAATTTGAGGGAGCCGTAGCATTTTTCGAATCAAAGCTGCCGCAGGACTTTGCAGGTCTTAGCGCGGAAAAGGTTCTGGAAAAGTACTTCGTCGACAAGATATTTCCATATGTTTCTTCTTGGAATACTACGTTGAGCTGCTTTGGGATACATTGCTTCAATCGCTTTATTCTTCTGAAGGTAACTCGCGAAATAAAGACTACAATACAGTCCACTAATATTAGTTCCAAATCAGAAATTAAAAAGACCGTTAAAATTCTGATGGGTCATTGTGTAGACGTTGACTTGAGTTCTTCCTCAGAGGCAAAAAGCAATTTTAAAAATTTGACTTCTTGGTTGCATAAGAATTGCTCCCTCGACTCGCTATTGAGAGAGACATCAGACTCATATATTGGCTGCGTAAAAATCAAGGACAGGAAAGATATTCAGAGAGCAGCATCGTCGATTGTGGATATTTTACTATCGGACATGGGAATTCTATCGACTGTCCAAAGTAGATTTGACGAAGCTCTCTTAGATGATAAGTCATCCGTTGCAAACTCATTTAGACTGTTTTTGTCCATTAGATTTCCTGAGCTGAGTGATGAGCAGTTACAAGATAAGCTTGGATCTAAAAATGAAAAAGATTTATTTAACGTCGCAACTGTCTACAATCTTGTTAGCAAGCTATTCTTAATAAGATATGTAGACGAGGTTTACTCTAGTGACTCCTTCCCTTTGTATGAAGCAGACCTTCGATTCTTTGATGAATCGGTAAAGAGCAAAAAGCCGGAGATTGTATCTCAAATATTTGTATCAGGAATTAAAAAGCTCAGAAAAAACTCGCATAGTTTATATTCTAAGATTTTAACGAAAGACAGTCTCTTTGATTGGATACTGGATTCCGAAGTTCTTGGAACAAGTTCCTTTAAGGATTTATTTATGACTTTTCAGAGCTTGGGGTTTGTTTCCGAGGCTGGAAAAGTATTTACTGAAGAGGACTTTCTAGGATGCTTCTTTGAAGCCTTTGCTCAGAGATTTGATGCAGAATCTAGAAGAGAGTATGGACAGTACTATACTCCAAAAACGGTAGTAAATTTTATTTGGGACAAAGTTCTCGATGTATTAGAAAAAGAGAATATATCTCGGAATGATGTTAAGCTTCTAGATCCCGCATGTGGATCGGGGACGTTCCTGACTACAGGAGTAGGAAAGCTTTTAGATAACGCGGGACTAAGTCTTCAAGAGAAGTTGGTCGCTTTTGATATCTCGCCACTTGCAGTGCGCCTCACCGAAATTAACTTATTCCTAGAGTTTCTAAAAAAGCTAAAGTCGGAAGATCGGCCGTTGTTGAAAAATTTAGAGGTCTATAACACAGATGCTTTAGAAATCTCTGAGAGTGAGTATTGGAGAAAACGTCTCCTTATCGAGGAAAATCCAGACAGAAGAGGTCAACTCACGCAAGAAACTGAACTCAATAAAAAGCACAAAAAGAATAAGGAATATACATTAATTGTGACAAACCCTCCATATAACGGATCTAGCTCGCGCAGCTTAGAGAGTTTGCAAGGGCGTTTTACGTTATTGGATCATTTAATTGAGACCCGTCATTCAACTGATAGGCTTCGCGATGACTATGTATGGTTCTTTGGAGCAATCGATAGATATATTAACGATAATGGTGTAGTTGGACTAATTACGAGCGATACCTATTTGAATAAATCTTCCTATAGAAATCTTCGGGCATATTTATACAAGAATTACCGCATTCATTCGATTCATCATTTAGGCAAAAATATTTTTGACGATGTGAAGGTTTCTACATCAATTATTGTGATGTCAAAGCTTCAAGATCAGAAGGTGCTAGACAATGCTCAGTACGAAATCGATTACTACAATTTTCGTTCTCTAAATGAAAATAAGACTGATCGCACTCTGGATGAGCGCTATCAGGCAATGACCGGCAAACTTAAGGTAGAGCCAGAAAAAATCATTCCGACCTTGGAAAATCATTTTAGCTTTAGCTCTTCTGTCGTGCTTTCCAACGTCATTCCGTTCTTCGCAAATAAGGCAAATTTACGATTGGTAAATGAAAAGAGTCCAGGAATTGTTACCGGACTTAATGATTTCTTTATTTCTAAAGATTCTACTGTCTTAAAAACAAGAATTCAATCCCTAACGAGACTTGTTGCGACAGTTAAAGGTTGCGTAGATCAGAAATACTTTAAAATTGTAGATGGCACAAATGATGAAGTAAGAGATCTTGGATTTGATATTTTTGAGGGCGGCAAGTTTTCAAAATTTCAAATAGCACTAAAGAGCGAGGCTTTAGAATTAGGCCTGATTAAACCCAAGGAATCTGAAAAGAGCAAAAAACAAACGCTTTTGTATCTTAGTATGCTGGTGGCTTGTTGTATTGTGAAAAAAGTATCTTTGTCCTCCGATAAAATTCGGCAGATAATCTCAGTCGATTCCAAAATCGATGCTGGTAATCGCTGGGGGCTCAGAGCAAATCAACTGGATTATATTTTCTTCGAAAATAAATTGGTGATTCCAAGAATCACTAAAAATGGATCTACCATCAGTGGTGGGCCAATTACCTGTTGGCGAGAAGGCCACGATCCAAAGGTTAAGATTATCTTTACAACACCTTCTGGTGACAGTGGCATTCCAAGGATGTTACTTTTCAACGGATCCGAGAAGCCGTTAATGCTCAAGACCGTTGCCGAAGGAGAAGCTGAAGGTCACTTCTGCGGTATCGACGACGTTGTTTTGCCTCAAAGTTTTCAGGCAGTGTTCCAACAGAACAAATTAAATGCCTTATATTATGTTCTTGGTGTTTACAATTCTAAGTGGTGTGCTAATAATATCGAATATATAATGAATGCTGGCGTACCAATTCCCGTTCCAAATGATTTAAATAAAGAGCGGGTAATTGAGATTTCTCGTATTGCTAAGGTTATCTGTGAAAATCAGTCCCAAATTGAAAAGGCAAAGTCTAGCGTAGATTGGGATAGAATTAAAAATATCTTTAAGAAGAACGATTTGAATTTTTCTGAAAGCTCAGATGATGACTCGTCCCTAATCATAGGAGCTGCAGAGAAAAAAATTGATGAGCTCGTGTCCTCTCTATTTGTTGAAAATATTGTTCAACAAAAGCCTGCAGAGAGTGAAAACACGGATGCAGCTATTATACCTATGGACTTTAAAGATGTAGTCCGTAGAAGATTGGCAATATCGTCTTATATCGTCGAAAATCTTCGAGACGACAACAGACTCGGCTTAGTAAAGTTTCAAAAGATATTTTATCTCCTCGATTCCGTTCTTGGAATCGACCTGAAAACTTCCTACAAAAAAGATGCAGCTGGTCCGCATGACTCCAGCTTCATATATGGGAAAAAGTCTGGAATTAAGGTTCTTGGCGATAGCCATGGTATTTTTTCTATTAGACCGGAAGTAGTTGGCGATAAAGAGTTAGCCAGACTTGTTGTTGGGGAAAATGCGGGTCGATATGCGAAGTCTTTCCACAAGTGGCTTTCAGAGCGACCCGAGCAAATGGCATTCGCAAATCGGATTTTGCGGGAGTTTAAGAATATCTCGGGAACAAAAGCCGAGGTGATAACAACTCTTTATTCATTACTGGCACAGGCCAACGAAATGGGTATTAAGTTAAGTGATGATCAGCTAATAGAAGCCTTTTACAATTGGCATGAGAAGAAGAGAACCAAATTCCAAGATCGAAGTTTTGTTAGTCGCACTTTAAAGTGGATGAAGGAAAATGCCTTAGTTCCGCCTAAGTTTGCAAAAAGCAAACTTATCGCATAA
- the gcvH gene encoding glycine cleavage system protein GcvH produces MSFHIPEDYYYTKEHEWAQVDENIVTVGITEFAQDSLGEIVYVELPEEGQKITQGQTFGVIESVKAVSDLYAPVSGTVIEVNAALSDDPSVLNDDPVNEGWLVRIEMDTEKELANLMRAPDYKKLIAEK; encoded by the coding sequence ATGTCATTCCATATTCCTGAAGACTATTACTACACAAAAGAACACGAATGGGCTCAAGTTGACGAAAACATCGTAACTGTGGGTATCACAGAGTTCGCACAAGATTCTTTGGGCGAGATCGTTTACGTTGAACTTCCAGAAGAAGGTCAAAAAATCACTCAAGGCCAAACTTTCGGCGTTATTGAGTCTGTAAAAGCGGTTTCTGACCTTTACGCGCCTGTTTCAGGCACTGTAATCGAAGTAAACGCAGCTTTGAGCGACGATCCATCAGTTTTGAATGACGACCCAGTGAACGAAGGTTGGTTGGTTCGTATCGAAATGGATACTGAAAAGGAACTCGCAAACCTTATGAGAGCTCCAGATTACAAAAAATTGATCGCAGAGAAATAA
- a CDS encoding SAM-dependent methyltransferase → MNLIFDYLIPGEPVWDFCCDHGYMGLKAYHSCQFPEVHFVDQVPHIIARLEQSFLTKHQKAEYTQKVFFWAQSGENINSPLNGTAIIAGVGAHTILQILRGLFAQNTMNASRFILAPQKQEEFLEQELSAWNEFQTRFKIADVTHIQEGSRHRKLLIFDKVL, encoded by the coding sequence ATGAATCTGATTTTTGACTACCTGATTCCAGGAGAGCCCGTGTGGGATTTCTGCTGCGATCATGGCTATATGGGCTTGAAAGCCTATCACAGCTGCCAATTCCCAGAAGTTCATTTCGTCGATCAAGTGCCGCACATTATCGCGCGCCTTGAACAAAGCTTTTTAACCAAGCATCAAAAGGCCGAGTACACACAGAAGGTTTTTTTCTGGGCGCAGAGTGGAGAAAACATCAATTCTCCTCTGAACGGTACGGCCATTATTGCGGGCGTTGGTGCCCACACGATCCTTCAAATTCTCCGAGGATTATTCGCGCAAAACACGATGAATGCTTCGCGATTTATTCTTGCACCACAAAAACAGGAAGAGTTTTTGGAGCAAGAATTGAGTGCCTGGAATGAGTTTCAAACGCGGTTTAAAATTGCGGACGTAACACATATCCAAGAAGGAAGTCGTCACCGTAAGTTATTGATATTTGATAAAGTTCTGTAA
- a CDS encoding glycosyltransferase family 9 protein: protein MKKVLLIRLDKIGDLISTMPVDQADLLKGDEVRWVIAKGMGFVPDNADPKRTYLELSKDDWKTSIRALVNYIREFKPDVAVSFQAPWWVSYALWMEGVPVRAGVRSQWHSFLFLNKGLRQKRSRATQHEADYNFDLLRFALGDSSARPATPILKLVAPVNPQLLAQYGLQTGHYVVVHPGMAGSALNWPTRNYIELIEKLTPQTQVVLTGTPTDEPFLKDIKAHFAANPKVLSLQNKLKASELFTVLKNSKAVVVPSTGVAHMAASLGATVLGLYSPIRVQHPRRWAARGEKVHTFVSKNENPPYDKAMEEITVDELLKTIAML, encoded by the coding sequence ATGAAGAAAGTTTTATTAATCCGCCTAGATAAAATCGGTGATTTGATTTCTACAATGCCTGTGGATCAAGCCGATCTACTGAAGGGCGATGAGGTTCGCTGGGTGATCGCTAAAGGTATGGGCTTTGTGCCTGACAATGCCGATCCTAAACGCACTTACTTAGAACTTTCTAAAGACGACTGGAAAACATCCATTCGCGCACTCGTAAACTACATCCGTGAATTTAAACCTGATGTCGCTGTCAGCTTTCAAGCGCCATGGTGGGTTAGTTATGCATTATGGATGGAAGGCGTGCCGGTTCGCGCGGGAGTTCGCTCGCAATGGCATAGCTTTCTGTTCTTAAACAAAGGCCTTCGCCAAAAACGTTCGCGTGCAACTCAGCATGAAGCGGATTATAACTTCGATCTTTTGCGTTTTGCTTTGGGTGATTCGTCCGCCCGTCCTGCGACTCCGATTTTAAAATTGGTGGCACCGGTCAATCCACAATTGCTTGCGCAATACGGTTTGCAAACTGGTCACTATGTCGTTGTTCACCCTGGTATGGCGGGTTCTGCTTTGAACTGGCCGACTCGCAATTATATCGAGCTTATCGAAAAGTTAACGCCACAAACGCAAGTTGTGCTGACAGGTACACCAACCGATGAGCCGTTCTTAAAAGATATCAAAGCTCACTTTGCTGCAAATCCCAAAGTCTTGTCGTTGCAAAACAAATTGAAAGCTTCAGAGCTATTTACAGTTCTTAAAAACTCCAAAGCCGTGGTCGTTCCAAGTACGGGGGTCGCCCATATGGCGGCGTCTTTGGGTGCGACGGTTCTGGGACTTTATTCGCCGATTCGCGTGCAGCATCCTCGTAGATGGGCCGCGCGTGGGGAAAAAGTTCATACTTTCGTCTCTAAAAACGAAAATCCTCCATATGATAAGGCGATGGAGGAAATTACTGTCGATGAGCTTCTTAAAACGATCGCGATGTTGTAG
- a CDS encoding small ribosomal subunit Rsm22 family protein, translating into MNRSFSIPQPLEESIAAALAQYKLTLNDSKVLAKHVLALSDFFISKPDGQTPWNETFAQVAYLVYYLPLNSARLRAVITEGAKRGFFDGLEEVIDFGAGLATASLTLAENQNFNYSLIERSSEPQKLIENFFPNFKAKQWSRAYGKEHSANPKKTLALFSYSLTELTDLPEWAYQCEAIMIAEPSTQQDGRKLLQLRQKLIDKGYYAWAPCTHQSACPLLTQSKHDWCHDRIHFEAPVWFQKMEEQLPMKNRTLTTSYLLMRKTKPAEIKAARIVGDPLKEKGKDRQMVCEGPEREFLAWMHKTGLQQEIPRGVLVKLPADLKKVANELRVQSPVEIYE; encoded by the coding sequence ATGAACAGAAGCTTTTCGATTCCACAACCTTTAGAAGAATCTATTGCTGCGGCACTTGCGCAGTACAAACTGACTTTGAATGATTCCAAGGTTTTGGCGAAACACGTTTTGGCTTTATCTGATTTCTTTATTTCTAAACCCGATGGCCAAACACCGTGGAATGAAACTTTCGCACAGGTCGCTTATTTGGTTTATTATCTTCCGTTGAACTCAGCACGCTTGCGTGCCGTGATCACAGAGGGTGCTAAACGTGGCTTCTTTGACGGTCTTGAAGAAGTCATCGACTTCGGCGCGGGTCTTGCGACAGCTTCTTTAACTTTGGCCGAAAATCAGAATTTCAATTACTCATTGATTGAACGATCCTCAGAACCACAAAAGCTGATTGAAAATTTCTTCCCGAACTTCAAAGCCAAACAATGGAGTCGCGCTTACGGCAAAGAACACTCTGCCAATCCTAAAAAGACTTTGGCGTTATTTTCTTATTCATTGACGGAACTTACTGATTTGCCTGAATGGGCTTATCAATGTGAAGCTATCATGATCGCAGAACCGTCGACACAACAAGATGGCCGTAAGCTTTTGCAGCTTCGCCAGAAGTTGATCGATAAAGGTTATTACGCGTGGGCGCCGTGCACTCATCAATCAGCTTGTCCATTATTGACTCAATCAAAGCACGACTGGTGTCATGACCGCATTCACTTTGAAGCTCCCGTTTGGTTCCAGAAAATGGAAGAGCAGTTGCCGATGAAGAATCGCACATTAACCACAAGCTATCTTTTAATGCGTAAAACGAAGCCTGCGGAAATTAAAGCCGCGCGTATTGTTGGCGATCCATTGAAAGAAAAAGGCAAAGACCGTCAGATGGTGTGCGAAGGCCCAGAGCGCGAATTCCTGGCGTGGATGCACAAGACTGGCCTGCAACAAGAAATCCCGCGTGGTGTTCTTGTGAAACTTCCAGCGGATCTTAAAAAAGTGGCGAATGAACTGCGCGTTCAATCGCCCGTCGAAATCTACGAATAA
- a CDS encoding DUF4423 domain-containing protein: MQDVKINSDFRQFLEDELARRSQNYPRYSLRAFARHLEVDSSFLSKILNGKRTVTLRTIRMFGERLNLQNDELHKFAEVSREKKMKRKLERLLEKMPSEEREQSTITITVDEARLAEAKEKIKGFRKELAQFLDAGGASQGKTYQISVSMFPVAGFSYKD; encoded by the coding sequence ATGCAGGATGTAAAAATTAATTCAGACTTTAGACAGTTTCTTGAAGATGAACTCGCTCGTCGCAGCCAGAACTACCCACGTTATTCACTACGTGCGTTCGCTCGACACCTTGAAGTGGACTCGTCATTTTTGTCCAAGATCTTGAATGGCAAAAGAACGGTGACTTTAAGAACTATCCGCATGTTCGGTGAGCGCCTGAACTTGCAAAACGATGAACTTCACAAGTTCGCAGAAGTGAGCCGTGAAAAGAAGATGAAGCGCAAGCTTGAGCGTCTTCTTGAAAAGATGCCTAGCGAAGAGCGTGAGCAATCTACGATCACTATCACTGTGGATGAAGCTCGCTTGGCTGAAGCTAAAGAGAAAATCAAAGGCTTCCGCAAAGAACTAGCACAATTCCTAGATGCTGGCGGCGCCTCTCAAGGCAAGACTTATCAAATCTCTGTATCGATGTTCCCGGTTGCGGGCTTTAGCTACAAAGACTAG
- the gcvT gene encoding glycine cleavage system aminomethyltransferase GcvT codes for MKKTPLADTHEKMGARMVDFAGWFMPIQYTGLREEHDNVRQNVGLFDVSHMGEVRVKGPKALETLEWLTTNDVAKLNDGEAQYSLLPNDQGGLVDDIIVYCLSKNSDYLVCVNASNKDKDFAWMTKHNKGADLTDESDKWGQIAIQGPKALELCDRVFGFKVSEMKPFTVKSGEFQNHKIMVATTGYTGEKGCEVFVEAAGTVALWNTLMEKGADLGVKPIGLGARDTLRTEMKYSLYGHEIDDTTNPYEAGLGWVVKPAKKDFMNKAQIVGKKEAGLQRSLIGFKMLEKGIPRQGYSLFSFDNKEIGKVTSGTHSPTLDEPIGIAFIDVAFAKEGTEFLLDIRGRKVKAVVVKTPFVTK; via the coding sequence ATGAAAAAGACACCTCTCGCAGATACACACGAAAAAATGGGCGCACGCATGGTTGATTTCGCTGGTTGGTTTATGCCGATCCAGTACACGGGCTTGCGCGAAGAACACGATAACGTTCGTCAAAATGTCGGCTTGTTCGACGTTTCACACATGGGTGAAGTCCGTGTGAAAGGCCCGAAAGCTCTTGAAACTCTAGAGTGGCTCACAACAAATGACGTGGCGAAATTGAATGATGGCGAGGCTCAATACTCTTTGCTGCCGAATGATCAAGGTGGTTTGGTTGACGACATCATCGTGTATTGCTTGTCTAAAAATTCTGATTACTTGGTGTGCGTGAATGCCTCTAACAAAGACAAAGACTTTGCGTGGATGACGAAACACAACAAGGGCGCGGATCTTACTGACGAGAGCGATAAATGGGGTCAGATCGCGATTCAAGGCCCGAAAGCTTTGGAACTTTGCGATCGTGTTTTTGGATTTAAAGTGAGCGAGATGAAGCCGTTCACTGTGAAATCTGGTGAATTCCAAAATCATAAAATCATGGTCGCAACGACTGGCTATACTGGCGAAAAAGGCTGCGAAGTTTTCGTTGAAGCCGCGGGTACCGTCGCTCTTTGGAATACATTGATGGAAAAAGGTGCGGATCTTGGCGTGAAACCAATTGGTTTGGGCGCGCGTGATACTTTGCGCACAGAGATGAAATACTCTCTGTACGGTCACGAGATCGATGACACGACGAATCCATATGAAGCTGGCTTGGGTTGGGTTGTAAAACCTGCGAAGAAAGACTTCATGAATAAAGCCCAAATTGTAGGCAAAAAAGAAGCGGGTCTTCAGCGCAGTTTGATTGGCTTCAAGATGCTTGAGAAGGGCATCCCTCGCCAAGGTTACTCCCTGTTTTCTTTTGACAATAAAGAAATCGGCAAGGTAACTAGTGGTACGCATTCTCCGACTCTAGATGAACCTATCGGCATCGCATTTATCGACGTGGCTTTTGCTAAAGAAGGCACGGAATTCCTTCTGGATATTCGCGGTCGTAAGGTCAAAGCAGTTGTCGTGAAAACGCCTTTTGTAACGAAATAA